The following are from one region of the Nostoc cf. commune SO-36 genome:
- a CDS encoding prolyl oligopeptidase family serine peptidase yields MPPSEKPLTYPSSHKSNQVDDYHGTLVADPYRWLEDPDSEETRTWIEAQNQVTFGYLGEIPAREKIKQRLTKLWDYEKYGIPFKEGESLQDGSTERYFYFKNDGLQNQSVLYTLKTLDDEPKVLLDPNKLSEDGTVALSGLSISEDGRLLAYGLSSSGSDWQEWKVRDVETGEDLQDHLKWIKFSGASWTDDNQGFFYSRYDEPNEKTQLEDVNYYQKLYYHQLGKPQSEDVLIYQRPDQKEWGFSGGVTEDGRYLIIAIWMGTDSKNLVFYKDLTNSNAEVVELINQFEADYSFIDNDESVFYFRTDLNAPRGRVIAIDTKNPAPENWRELIPQSAETLESVGILNNQFVVDYLKDAHSQIKIFDLKGAFIREVELPGLGSAGGFGGKRYDTETFYSFTSFTIPGTIYRYNLVTGESEVFRQPQVDFNPDDYERKQVFYPSKDGTRIPMFITHRKGIKLDENNPTYLYAYGGFNASMTPGFSVSLLVWMEMGGVYAMPNLRGGGEYGEEWHQAGMKDKKQNVFDDFIGAAEWLIANKYTKTEKLAIAGGSNGGLLVGACMTQRPDLFGAALPAVGVMDMLRFHKFTIGWAWTSEYGSADNPEEFPALYAYSPLQNIKPDTAYPATLITTADHDDRVVPAHSFKFAAALQEAHAGDAPVLIRIETKAGHGAGKPTAKIIEEAADKWAFLVRTLNVEV; encoded by the coding sequence ATGCCACCTTCTGAAAAACCTCTCACCTACCCATCCAGCCACAAGAGTAATCAAGTCGATGACTACCACGGTACTTTAGTAGCAGATCCTTATCGTTGGTTAGAAGATCCTGACTCTGAAGAAACAAGGACTTGGATTGAGGCACAAAATCAAGTTACTTTTGGCTACCTGGGTGAAATCCCTGCTAGGGAAAAAATTAAACAGCGCCTTACCAAACTTTGGGATTATGAAAAATACGGTATCCCTTTTAAAGAAGGTGAATCTCTGCAAGACGGTTCCACCGAACGCTACTTTTATTTTAAAAATGACGGACTGCAAAACCAAAGTGTACTCTACACTTTGAAAACCCTTGATGATGAACCCAAAGTTTTACTCGACCCTAATAAACTTTCAGAAGATGGCACTGTTGCTCTTTCGGGATTGTCTATTAGTGAGGATGGTAGACTTTTAGCTTATGGTCTATCGTCTTCTGGTTCTGATTGGCAAGAGTGGAAAGTACGCGATGTTGAAACTGGTGAAGACCTCCAAGACCACCTGAAGTGGATTAAATTTTCTGGCGCATCTTGGACAGATGATAATCAAGGTTTTTTCTACAGTCGCTACGATGAACCAAATGAAAAAACTCAATTAGAAGATGTTAACTATTATCAAAAGCTCTACTATCATCAGCTAGGTAAACCTCAATCAGAAGATGTACTAATTTACCAACGTCCTGACCAAAAAGAATGGGGCTTTAGTGGTGGCGTTACTGAAGATGGACGCTATCTAATAATTGCAATTTGGATGGGTACTGACTCCAAAAATTTAGTTTTCTATAAAGATTTGACTAACTCTAATGCAGAAGTCGTAGAACTAATTAACCAGTTTGAAGCAGATTACAGCTTTATCGATAATGATGAGAGCGTGTTTTATTTCCGCACAGATTTAAATGCACCACGGGGAAGGGTTATTGCTATTGACACGAAAAACCCTGCACCAGAAAATTGGCGAGAACTCATTCCCCAATCTGCGGAAACTTTAGAAAGTGTCGGTATACTTAATAATCAGTTTGTTGTTGATTACCTCAAAGATGCTCACAGTCAAATCAAAATTTTTGACCTCAAAGGTGCTTTTATTCGAGAGGTTGAATTACCTGGACTTGGTTCAGCAGGAGGCTTTGGTGGGAAGCGTTATGATACTGAAACTTTTTATAGCTTTACCAGCTTTACCATACCAGGTACAATTTATCGCTACAATCTGGTGACAGGAGAAAGTGAGGTTTTCCGCCAGCCCCAGGTAGATTTTAATCCTGATGATTATGAGAGAAAACAAGTCTTTTATCCGAGCAAAGATGGTACTAGAATACCAATGTTTATTACCCACAGAAAGGGTATTAAATTAGATGAAAATAACCCTACTTACCTCTATGCTTATGGCGGTTTTAATGCTTCAATGACACCTGGTTTTTCTGTGAGTTTGTTGGTGTGGATGGAGATGGGTGGTGTCTATGCTATGCCTAATCTTCGCGGTGGTGGAGAATACGGCGAAGAATGGCATCAAGCAGGAATGAAGGATAAAAAGCAGAATGTCTTTGATGATTTTATTGGGGCTGCTGAGTGGTTGATTGCTAACAAGTATACTAAGACTGAGAAGCTAGCGATCGCAGGTGGTAGTAACGGCGGTTTATTGGTGGGTGCTTGTATGACGCAACGTCCAGATTTATTTGGTGCAGCTTTACCCGCAGTCGGCGTCATGGATATGTTGCGGTTCCACAAATTTACCATCGGCTGGGCTTGGACTTCCGAATATGGTTCAGCAGATAATCCAGAAGAGTTTCCAGCGCTCTATGCTTATTCGCCATTGCAAAATATCAAACCAGATACAGCTTACCCAGCTACACTAATTACCACAGCCGATCATGACGATCGCGTTGTCCCTGCTCATAGTTTCAAATTTGCCGCAGCTTTACAAGAGGCTCACGCTGGTGATGCACCAGTTCTAATTAGAATTGAGACGAAAGCAGGACATGGTGCGGGTAAACCCACGGCTAAAATTATCGAAGAAGCCGCAGATAAATGGGCTTTTTTGGTGCGTACTTTGAATGTTGAAGTTTAG
- a CDS encoding type II toxin-antitoxin system VapC family toxin, whose translation MTRVLCLDTSVWIPYLVPEVYQPQSRKLVTEVLSLSIRLVAPAFAWAEVASVLRKKTRMGVITTEEALGFFEDFCELPIDYIEEEAIRAITWKIADKYGLSTLYDAAFLACAQSVSAEFWTADAALVRQLMPRPIYLREIGEI comes from the coding sequence GTGACTAGAGTTTTGTGTTTAGATACTAGCGTTTGGATTCCTTATCTTGTACCAGAAGTTTATCAACCCCAGTCCAGAAAACTAGTAACAGAAGTCTTAAGTCTCAGTATACGGTTAGTGGCTCCAGCTTTTGCTTGGGCAGAAGTAGCATCTGTGCTAAGAAAGAAAACCCGTATGGGAGTAATTACAACAGAGGAAGCGCTAGGTTTTTTTGAAGACTTCTGCGAATTGCCTATTGATTACATTGAAGAAGAGGCAATTAGAGCAATAACCTGGAAAATTGCCGATAAATACGGTTTATCTACCCTTTATGATGCCGCCTTTCTTGCTTGCGCCCAGAGTGTGTCTGCGGAGTTTTGGACGGCTGATGCTGCACTGGTTAGACAGCTCATGCCCCGACCTATTTATCTCCGAGAAATAGGAGAAATATAG
- a CDS encoding YlcI/YnfO family protein: MEREALTIRFPADLLVKAKKIKEGSESLNDLVVEALEREVSRRRRWAAHQRIIDRSEIVKAKTGIQPASTDLIRSLREDEGRRD, from the coding sequence ATGGAACGCGAAGCCCTAACAATTAGGTTTCCGGCTGATTTACTTGTCAAAGCTAAGAAAATTAAGGAAGGTAGCGAATCGTTGAATGATTTGGTAGTTGAGGCTTTAGAACGTGAAGTGAGCCGCCGTAGGAGATGGGCAGCCCATCAACGGATAATTGATCGCAGCGAAATCGTGAAAGCCAAAACAGGTATACAACCAGCCTCTACAGATTTGATTCGCAGCCTCAGAGAGGACGAAGGGCGACGTGACTAG
- a CDS encoding M16 family metallopeptidase encodes MKRRSYMLIGFFLSLLLTIVPLSGNFTNAATPTAAAPVSAVSFTQGVQKNVLENGLTVLTKEVHTAPVVSVQVWYKVGSRNEVKGENGISHQLEHLMFKGTNERPVQFGRLFSALGSQFNAFTSYDETAYFGTVQRDKLEALLTLEADRMENSLIGPEQLKSEKRVVISELQGYENSPGYRLSRAVMRAAFPNRAYGLSVGGTKADVEKFTVEQVRNYYQTYYSPENATLVITGDFATEPVLKVVKETFGKVSQRAKKNIRRAIDNSSDASLSNPVAKKVPIVLKQPGSAALLQAVYPLPDIKHPDVPVIDVMDAILTGGRSSRLYQALVESGLASSVSGGAAELIEPGWYEINATAAPGQEVGKIAQVLQESLAKLQQQPVTLEELNRAKTQLQASYILGNQDITSQANQLGYNQTIAGDYHFIERYLAAIAKVTPAQVQQAAKTYLNPAQQTIGFFEPTQPDGQPGASSAGSGRTVENFSPGKPVDPAELAKYLPPATSETDSNKQSLPEEFTLNNGLKVLLLRDRNLPTINLSGQIDAGTEFDGNQKAGLANLTASNLMNGTQTKNALTLAKTLEDLGADLNFSASREGVNVSGEGLSANLPILIQTLADVLKNATFPADQLELSRQRALTSLKVKLDDPSGLGREVFQQAIYPENHPFHSFPTAESLKTISRNDLLNFYQTHYRPDTTTIAIVGDFDSVKVKALLNQVFGKWQATGKPPVLKIPTVALPQTLTQLNKVIPGKSEAVTYIGYNGISRKDPRFYAALVLNQILGGDTLASRLGTEVRDRQGLTYGIYSGFAAGINPGPFLIQMQTAPDDAQKAIASTLALLKQLREQGVTEAEFNTAKRSITNSYPVDLANPSNVSSIILDNAVLGLSRSEIREFPQRIQAVTMADMQKAIEDLIKPENLVIVTAGPGDSVTKGS; translated from the coding sequence ATGAAACGGCGCTCATATATGCTTATAGGATTTTTTCTCAGCCTTCTTTTAACTATCGTGCCTTTGTCGGGCAATTTTACGAATGCTGCAACACCGACAGCCGCCGCACCTGTATCTGCTGTGTCATTCACCCAAGGTGTGCAAAAAAACGTATTGGAAAACGGCTTAACGGTGCTAACCAAAGAAGTCCATACCGCTCCAGTGGTGAGTGTGCAGGTTTGGTATAAAGTTGGTTCACGCAACGAGGTTAAGGGAGAAAATGGAATTTCTCACCAGCTAGAACATTTGATGTTCAAAGGTACAAATGAGCGTCCAGTACAGTTTGGACGTTTGTTTAGTGCTTTGGGTAGCCAGTTCAATGCTTTTACTAGTTATGACGAAACAGCTTACTTTGGCACTGTGCAGCGAGACAAATTAGAAGCACTGCTGACTCTAGAAGCCGATCGCATGGAGAACTCTTTAATTGGGCCTGAGCAACTCAAAAGTGAAAAGCGGGTGGTGATTTCTGAGTTACAGGGGTACGAAAATTCACCAGGTTATCGTCTGAGTCGGGCAGTGATGAGGGCTGCTTTCCCCAATCGAGCTTATGGTTTATCGGTGGGAGGCACAAAAGCCGATGTAGAGAAGTTCACGGTTGAGCAGGTGCGGAATTATTACCAAACCTATTACAGCCCAGAAAATGCCACGTTGGTGATTACCGGGGATTTTGCTACAGAACCTGTACTCAAAGTTGTGAAAGAAACTTTTGGTAAGGTATCGCAACGAGCAAAAAAGAACATCAGGAGAGCAATTGATAATTCCTCCGACGCTTCGCTATCTAACCCTGTTGCGAAAAAAGTGCCGATTGTTCTCAAGCAACCTGGAAGTGCAGCCCTATTGCAAGCGGTATATCCTCTGCCAGATATCAAACATCCTGATGTCCCGGTAATTGATGTGATGGATGCTATTCTCACCGGTGGACGTAGTTCTCGGCTTTATCAAGCTTTGGTGGAATCTGGACTCGCTAGTTCAGTGAGTGGTGGTGCTGCTGAACTTATTGAACCGGGTTGGTATGAAATTAATGCTACGGCGGCTCCAGGTCAAGAGGTGGGGAAAATTGCCCAGGTACTCCAGGAATCTTTAGCAAAATTGCAACAGCAGCCTGTCACCTTAGAAGAGTTGAACCGGGCGAAGACGCAACTGCAAGCCTCGTATATTTTGGGGAACCAAGATATCACTAGTCAAGCTAATCAACTGGGGTATAACCAAACGATCGCAGGGGATTATCATTTTATTGAAAGGTATCTGGCTGCGATCGCTAAAGTTACTCCTGCTCAAGTGCAGCAAGCAGCGAAAACTTACCTCAATCCGGCTCAACAAACCATCGGTTTCTTTGAGCCAACTCAACCAGATGGTCAACCAGGGGCTTCTAGCGCTGGCTCTGGTCGCACAGTAGAAAATTTCAGCCCTGGTAAACCCGTAGATCCAGCAGAACTGGCGAAATATCTGCCACCTGCTACATCAGAGACAGATTCTAATAAACAATCATTACCAGAAGAGTTTACTTTAAATAATGGTTTGAAGGTTTTGCTCTTGCGCGATCGCAACCTTCCCACTATTAACCTAAGTGGACAAATTGACGCTGGTACTGAATTTGACGGCAATCAAAAAGCCGGATTAGCGAATCTGACTGCAAGCAACTTAATGAATGGAACGCAGACTAAAAATGCTCTTACCCTAGCAAAAACCTTAGAAGACCTGGGAGCCGATTTGAACTTCAGCGCCAGTCGTGAGGGAGTTAATGTTAGCGGCGAGGGACTTTCGGCAAATCTGCCAATATTGATTCAAACTTTGGCAGATGTGTTAAAAAACGCCACTTTCCCCGCCGATCAGTTAGAACTGAGTCGCCAACGGGCACTAACAAGTTTGAAAGTAAAACTAGATGATCCTAGTGGTTTGGGACGAGAAGTATTTCAACAGGCAATTTACCCTGAAAATCATCCATTCCACAGCTTTCCTACGGCTGAGAGTTTAAAGACTATTAGTCGTAATGATTTGCTTAACTTCTACCAGACACATTACCGACCGGATACCACGACGATCGCAATAGTTGGAGACTTTGATTCAGTTAAGGTAAAAGCTTTGCTAAATCAGGTGTTTGGTAAATGGCAAGCCACGGGTAAGCCGCCTGTTCTGAAAATACCGACCGTGGCATTACCGCAAACTTTGACACAACTAAACAAAGTAATTCCCGGTAAATCTGAGGCTGTTACTTACATTGGTTACAACGGCATCTCTCGGAAAGACCCGCGTTTTTATGCGGCACTAGTGCTAAATCAAATTTTGGGTGGTGATACCTTAGCAAGCCGCCTGGGTACGGAAGTGCGCGATCGCCAAGGTTTAACCTACGGTATATATAGTGGTTTTGCCGCCGGTATCAATCCCGGCCCGTTCTTGATTCAAATGCAGACTGCTCCTGATGATGCCCAAAAAGCGATCGCCAGTACTCTGGCTTTACTTAAACAGTTGCGTGAACAAGGAGTAACTGAGGCTGAATTCAACACAGCAAAACGCTCAATTACTAATAGCTATCCTGTGGATTTAGCTAATCCCAGCAATGTCTCAAGTATCATTTTGGATAATGCTGTCTTGGGGCTTTCACGCTCGGAAATCCGAGAGTTTCCCCAAAGGATTCAAGCAGTGACTATGGCTGATATGCAAAAGGCAATTGAAGATTTAATCAAGCCGGAAAATCTGGTGATTGTCACCGCCGGGCCTGGAGATAGTGTAACCAAGGGCAGCTAA
- a CDS encoding sulfate/molybdate ABC transporter ATP-binding protein, translated as MGIVVENVSKQFGSFKAVDEVSLEIKSGSLVALLGPSGSGKSTLLRLISGLEMPDSGKILLTGKDATYQSVQQRNIGFVFQHYALFKHLTVKQNIAFGLEIRKAQPKKIKGRVEQLLELVQLTGLGDRYPSQLSGGQRQRVALARALAVEPEVLLLDEPFGALDAKVRKDLRAWLRNLHDEVHVTTVFVTHDQEEAMEVSDEVVVMNKGRVEQVGTPAEIYDNPATAFVMSFIGPVNVLPSNSKIFQSSGFNAPHPQVFLRPQDVILETSANGTTTPATISRLIHLGWEIQVELTFDDGQVMMAHLTRDRFNDLELEPQQRVYVKPKDAKSFPVSYSI; from the coding sequence GTGGGTATAGTAGTTGAGAACGTCTCCAAACAATTCGGGAGTTTCAAGGCAGTTGATGAGGTCAGCCTCGAAATTAAGAGTGGTTCGTTAGTTGCGTTGCTAGGGCCATCAGGATCAGGTAAATCTACGCTACTACGGTTAATTTCCGGTTTAGAAATGCCGGATAGCGGCAAAATCCTGCTTACTGGTAAGGACGCTACATACCAAAGCGTGCAACAGCGAAATATTGGGTTTGTGTTTCAGCACTATGCCCTATTCAAGCATCTGACTGTCAAGCAAAATATTGCCTTTGGCTTAGAAATTCGTAAGGCACAGCCAAAGAAAATTAAAGGGCGGGTAGAACAGTTACTGGAATTGGTGCAATTGACTGGATTAGGCGATCGCTATCCATCACAACTTTCTGGTGGTCAAAGACAACGAGTAGCCTTAGCAAGAGCATTAGCAGTAGAACCTGAAGTGTTACTCCTAGATGAACCCTTTGGCGCGCTCGATGCCAAAGTTCGTAAAGATTTACGAGCATGGCTACGCAACCTCCATGATGAGGTTCATGTTACCACGGTTTTCGTTACCCACGACCAAGAAGAAGCAATGGAAGTCTCCGATGAAGTTGTGGTGATGAATAAAGGGCGCGTGGAACAGGTGGGAACACCAGCAGAAATTTACGATAATCCTGCCACGGCATTTGTGATGAGCTTCATCGGCCCGGTGAATGTGTTACCTAGCAACTCGAAGATTTTTCAAAGTAGCGGGTTTAATGCGCCACACCCGCAAGTATTTTTGCGCCCACAAGATGTCATTTTGGAAACTAGTGCCAACGGTACTACTACACCTGCCACAATAAGCCGATTGATACATTTGGGTTGGGAAATTCAGGTGGAATTAACTTTTGATGATGGACAAGTAATGATGGCGCATTTAACACGCGATCGCTTTAATGACTTAGAGTTAGAACCTCAACAGCGAGTGTATGTTAAGCCGAAGGATGCAAAGTCTTTTCCAGTGTCTTATTCAATTTGA
- the chlP gene encoding geranylgeranyl reductase: MTLRVAVIGSGPAGSSAAETLAASGIETYLFERKLDNAKPCGGAIPLCMVSEFDLPPEIIDRRVRKMKMISPSNREVDINLVNEDEYIGMCRREVLDGFLRDRAAKLGANLINATVHKLDIPGNNTDPYTIHYIDHTDGISQGIAKTLKVDLIIGADGANSRVAKEMDAGDYNYAIAFQERIRLPEDKMAYYNDLAEMYVGDDVSTDFYAWVFPKHDHVAVGTGTMHVNKASIKQLQAGIRARASEKLAGGKIIKVEAHPIPEHPRPRRVVGRIALVGDAAGYVTKSSGEGIYFAAKSGRMCAETIVETSNSGSRIPTEGDLKIYLKRWDKRYGLTYKVLDILQSVFYRSDATREAFVEMCDDLDVQRLTFDSYLYKTVVPANPITQLKITAKTIGSLIRGNALAP; encoded by the coding sequence TTGACACTACGGGTTGCTGTTATTGGGTCAGGCCCTGCTGGTTCATCTGCCGCAGAAACACTGGCAGCCTCTGGGATTGAAACCTACCTGTTTGAGCGGAAGTTAGACAATGCAAAGCCTTGTGGAGGTGCAATTCCTCTATGTATGGTGAGTGAATTTGACTTACCGCCAGAGATTATCGATCGCCGAGTACGGAAGATGAAAATGATTTCGCCTTCCAATCGTGAGGTTGATATTAATCTGGTAAATGAAGATGAATATATAGGAATGTGTCGCCGGGAAGTACTGGATGGCTTTTTGCGCGATCGCGCGGCCAAACTAGGCGCAAATTTAATTAATGCCACTGTTCATAAACTTGATATACCAGGAAACAATACTGATCCCTATACCATCCATTACATTGACCATACAGATGGCATATCACAGGGTATTGCCAAAACTCTGAAAGTGGATTTAATTATTGGGGCCGATGGGGCTAATTCTCGCGTTGCTAAAGAAATGGACGCTGGGGATTACAATTATGCGATCGCTTTCCAAGAGCGGATTCGCTTACCTGAAGACAAAATGGCCTACTATAACGACCTCGCCGAAATGTATGTCGGTGATGACGTTTCTACCGATTTCTACGCTTGGGTTTTCCCCAAACATGACCACGTAGCTGTCGGTACTGGCACGATGCACGTCAATAAAGCCAGCATCAAACAGTTACAAGCTGGTATCCGCGCTCGTGCTTCTGAGAAGCTAGCAGGCGGTAAAATCATCAAAGTAGAAGCCCACCCCATTCCTGAACATCCCCGTCCCCGTCGTGTTGTCGGTCGCATCGCTTTGGTGGGAGATGCTGCTGGTTACGTTACCAAATCTTCTGGTGAAGGTATTTATTTTGCCGCTAAATCTGGGCGGATGTGTGCCGAAACTATTGTAGAAACATCTAACAGTGGTAGCCGTATTCCTACAGAAGGCGACCTCAAGATTTACCTGAAGCGTTGGGATAAAAGATACGGACTCACTTACAAAGTTCTGGACATTCTGCAAAGCGTGTTCTATCGTTCCGACGCTACCCGCGAGGCGTTTGTGGAAATGTGCGATGACCTCGATGTACAACGGCTAACATTCGATAGCTATCTGTATAAGACGGTTGTCCCAGCTAATCCCATCACCCAATTGAAAATTACTGCCAAAACTATTGGTAGTCTAATTCGGGGTAATGCCCTTGCACCTTAA
- a CDS encoding transposase, with protein MHWSLDVTFNEDACRVRTGHAPQNLSFLRRIALNALNLERSLKRSNRQKSNRAAMDNNYMLTILATCLSHHHDASNASCQ; from the coding sequence TTGCATTGGAGTTTGGACGTTACGTTCAATGAAGATGCTTGCCGCGTCCGTACTGGTCATGCTCCACAAAACTTGTCGTTCCTGCGACGTATAGCACTTAATGCACTAAATTTAGAGCGCTCGCTCAAGCGTAGTAATCGTCAAAAATCAAATCGAGCTGCTATGGATAACAACTATATGTTGACGATTCTTGCTACTTGTTTATCACACCATCATGATGCTTCAAATGCTTCTTGTCAATAG
- a CDS encoding type II toxin-antitoxin system Phd/YefM family antitoxin, which translates to MMSSLPVNDAQNNLQELIDQVAEQGKPVIIQGDRGNAILLAEKDWSAIQETLYLLSIPGMRESIKEGLATSIQECDEELDW; encoded by the coding sequence ATGATGTCTTCGCTTCCCGTCAACGATGCTCAAAATAATTTACAAGAACTGATAGACCAAGTTGCAGAGCAGGGTAAGCCTGTGATCATTCAGGGCGATCGCGGTAATGCGATTTTGCTGGCGGAAAAAGACTGGTCTGCAATTCAGGAGACTCTTTACTTGTTATCTATACCTGGAATGAGAGAATCTATAAAAGAAGGGCTAGCAACTTCGATCCAAGAATGCGATGAGGAGTTGGATTGGTGA